Proteins found in one Oryza glaberrima chromosome 4, OglaRS2, whole genome shotgun sequence genomic segment:
- the LOC127771865 gene encoding GDSL esterase/lipase At5g41890 isoform X3: MMNSGVNYASGSSGIFDETGSFYIGRVPLGQQISYFEKTRARILEIMGEKAATGFLKKALFTVAAGSNDILEYLSPSMPFFGREKYDPSVFQDSLASNLTFYLKRLNQLGARKIVVADVGPLGCIPYVRALEFIPAGECSAFANQLTQGYNKKLKRMIYKLNQEMGPESRFVYANTYEIVMEIIQQYRQYGFENALDPCCGGSFPPFLCIGIANSTSTLCNDRSKYVFWDAFHPTEAVNFIVAGKLLDGNSAVASPINVRELFQYQYK, translated from the exons ATGATGAACAGTGGTGTTAATTATGCCTCTGGTTCTTCTGGCATATTTGATGAGACCGGCTCTTTTTAT ATTGGAAGAGTGCCACTAGGGCAGCAAATCAGCTACTTCGAGAAAACCAGAGCTCGAATACTGGAGATCATGGGGGAGAAGGCTGCTACTGGGTTCTTGAAGAAGGCGCTGTTCACAGTTGCTGCAGGATCCAATGACATCTTGGAGTACCTTTCACCTTCCATGCCATTCTTTGGACGAGAAAAGTATGATCCTTCAGTTTTTCAGGATTCCTTGGCTTCCAACCTGACATTTTATCTGAAG CGGTTAAATCAACTTGGAGCAAGAAAAATTGTTGTTGCTGACGTTGGGCCACTGGGATGCATACCGTATGTTCGTGCTTTAGAGTTCATTCCTGCAGGGGAGTGTTCAGCATTTGCTAACCAACTCACTCAAGGTTACAACAAGAAACTGAAGAGGATGATCTACAAGCTGAACCAGGAGATGGGGCCTGAGAGTAGATTTGTTTACGCAAACACGTACGAGATCGTGATGGAAATCATTCAGCAGTACCGTCAATACG GTTTTGAGAATGCGCTGGACCCATGCTGCGGAGGCAGCTTCCCTCCATTTCTCTGCATCGGCATCGCTAACTCAACCTCCACCTTATGCAATGACCGGTCCAAGTACGTCTTCTGGGACGCGTTCCACCCGACCGAAGCCGTCAACTTCATCGTCGCCGGCAAGCTTCTCGACGGCAACTCCGCCGTTGCTTCTCCCATCAACGTCCGAGAGCTGTTCCAATACCAATACAAATGA
- the LOC127769296 gene encoding uncharacterized protein LOC127769296 has protein sequence MFYAGYGYHGSNFEQTYRCYPASFFDKPHLEGGDKVIMPPSALDRLASLHIEYPMLFELHNDATQRISHCGVLEFVAEEGMIIMPYWMMQNMLLQEGDTVRVKNTTLPKGTYVKLQPHTTDFLDISNPKAILEKTLRNFSCLTTGDSIMVAYNNKQYYIDIVETKPASAVSIIETDCEVDFAPPLDYKEPENPQQPSVPASEATAEDENAKVEDELKFKPFTGSGKRLDGKASKLQATEVPSASRSSPSDSNKRVNQETLAPASSGASNSTRQKSGKLVFGSSANNNKEPQKASVKDDESPKKDEPKFQAFSGKSYSLKR, from the exons ATG TTTTATGCAGGATATGGCTACCATGGGAGTAACTTTGAGCAAACATACCGTTGTTATCCAGCATCTTTCTTTGACAAG CCACACCTGGAAGGTGGCGACAAAG TAATTATGCCACCATCTGCTCTTGATCGGCTTG CTTCTCTGCACATTGAATATCCTATGCTGTTTGAGTTGCATAATGATGCAACTCAGCGGATTTCACACTGTGGTGTGCTGGAATTTGTGGCAGAAGAAGGCATGATCATCATGCCCTACTGG ATGATGCAAAACATGCTTCTTCAAGAGGGTGACACTGTCCGTGTAAAAAATACAACCCTTCCCAAGGGTACATATGTCAAGTTGCAGCCTCACACAACTGACTTTTTGGACATCTCAAATCCGAAGGCCAT CCTGGAGAAAACACTAAGAAACTTCTCTTGTTTAACCACCGGCGATAGTATCATGGTAGCTTACAACAACAAACAATACTACATTGACATTGTTGAAACAAAACCTGCTTCCGCAGTTAGTATTATTGAGACGGACTGTGAAGTGGACTTTGCACCTCCTCTTGATTACAAAGAACCTGAAAATCCGCAGCAACCATCAGTTCCTGCAAGTGAGGCAACTGCTGAAG ATGAAAATGCTAAAGTTGAAGATGAACTGAAATTCAAGCCGTTTACTGGTTCTGGAAAGCGGCTGGATGGTAAAGCCTCAAAGCTACAAGCAACAGAGGTCCCTTCTGCCTCACGTTCTTCCCCTTCAGACTCAAACAAAAGGGTGAATCAGGAAACGTTAGCACCAGCATCTTCAGGAGCTAGCAACTCCACACGCCAGAAATCAGGAAAGCTTGTTTTCGGTTCAAGTGCAAACAACAACAAAGAACCGCAAAAG GCTTCCGTTAAGGATGATGAGTCTCCAAAGAAGGACGAGCCCAAGTTCCAAGCATTTAGTGGGAAGAGCTACTCCTTGAAACGTTAG
- the LOC127771864 gene encoding rho GTPase-activating protein 5-like: MAPFQLRFGLRMSPSRSSDEEEEDDEDEEGFEYEEMLSDDGTDSPPPLMMQAEKGGGGLVGAVVGALRRSLVMCSAGKVGEEEDSEDEEEEGMEIGRPTDVRHVSHVTFDRFGGFLGLPADLEPEVPSPTPSASVNVFGVSPTSLQCSFDHKGNSVPTILLMMQRKLYEREGLKIEGIFRINAENSQEICVRKQLNSGVVPDEVDLHCLAGLIKAWFRELPTGVLDSLTPEQVMHCNTEEDCALLASMLPPVEAALLDWAINLMADVVEHENYNKMNARNIAMVFAPNMTQMADPLTALIHAVQVMNFLKTLILKTLKEREVAGTPKTTEPCSGSPNGQDKPPTPENLERPIICSDQKGIHKPMFDMATCDQLLFGPKQFLDHRENNKFEGPEKHDIGQPKRHSEASPLGNDSNNQVSCPGKEFGNRNGEGLFDKFSFRKGVERLCRHPVFQLSRSMKKSADVVVFDAPGEARQAWGLI, from the exons ATGGCGCCATTCCAGCTGCGCTTCGGCCTCCGGATGTCCCCCTCGCGCTcctccgacgaggaggaggaagacgacgaggacgaggaagGGTTCGAGTACGAGGAGATGCTGAGCGACGACGGGAcggactcgccgccgccgctgatgaTGCAGGCggagaagggagggggagggctGGTCGGGGCGGTGGTGGGGGCGCTGCGGAGGTCGCTGGTGATGTGCAGCGCCGGGAaggtcggggaggaggaggacagcgaggacgaggaagaggaggggatggaGATCGGGCGGCCCACGGACGTGCGGCACGTTTCCCACGTCACCTTCGACCGCTTCGGCGGCTTCCTCGGCCTCCCCGCCGACCTCGAGCCCGAAGTTCCCAGCCCCACGCCCAGCGCCAG TGTAAATGTATTTGGTGTTTCACCAACCTCTTTGCAATGTTCATTTGATCACAAAGGAAATAGCGTGCCCACAATACTGTTGATGATGCAGAGGAAGTTGTATGAACGAGAGGGACTTAAG ATCGAAGGGATCTTCAGAATTAACGCAGAGAATAGCCAGGAAATCTGTGTCAGGAAACAACTAAACAGTGGTGTGGTTCCAGATGAGGTTGACTTACACTGCCTTGCAGGGTTGATAAAG GCATGGTTTCGGGAACTCCCAACCGGTGTATTGGACTCACTGACACCGGAACAAGTAATGCATTGCAACACAGAAGAGGACTGTGCTCTCCTTGCTTCAATGCTACCACCAGTGGAAGCCGCATTACTCGATTGGGCTATCAATCTGATGGCTGATGTTGTGGAGCATGAAAACTACAACAAGATGAATGCTAGAAACATCGCTATGGTCTTTGCGCCAAACATGACTCAG ATGGCCGATCCATTGACTGCCCTGATACATGCAGTTCAGGTCATGAATTTCCTCAAGACATTGATCTTGAAGACTTTAAAGGAAAGAGAGGTAGCCGGAACACCTAAGACAACGGAACCATGCTCCGGTTCTCCAAACGGACAAGATAAACCTCCGACGCCAGAGAATTTGGAGAGACCCATCATTTGTTCAGATCAGAAAGGCATACATAAACCTATGTTTGATATGGCTACTTGTGATCAGCTGCTGTTTGGACCTAAACAATTCCTTGATCATCGTGAGAACAACAAATTTGAAGGACCGGAGAAGCATGACATAGGCCAACCGAAGCGCCATAGCGAAGCTTCTCCTCTTGGTAATGATTCGAATAACCAAGTCAGCTGCCCTGGAAAAGAATTTGGCAACAGAAATGGGGAAGGCCTGTTCGACAAATTTAGTTTTAGGAAAGGTGTCGAGAGGCTTTGCAGGCACCCTGTGTTCCAGTTGAGTAGGTCCATGAAGAAGTCTGCAGACGTTGTGGTCTTTGATGCTCCTGGAGAAGCAAGACAAGCTTGGGGTTTGATATGA
- the LOC127771865 gene encoding GDSL esterase/lipase At5g41890 isoform X2 — MLHHMVLILRFLVASQLEGSQMGGPLPMSLVMSSEALGQKSFAPPYLAPNSSAEMMNSGVNYASGSSGIFDETGSFYIGRVPLGQQISYFEKTRARILEIMGEKAATGFLKKALFTVAAGSNDILEYLSPSMPFFGREKYDPSVFQDSLASNLTFYLKRLNQLGARKIVVADVGPLGCIPYVRALEFIPAGECSAFANQLTQGYNKKLKRMIYKLNQEMGPESRFVYANTYEIVMEIIQQYRQYGFENALDPCCGGSFPPFLCIGIANSTSTLCNDRSKYVFWDAFHPTEAVNFIVAGKLLDGNSAVASPINVRELFQYQYK, encoded by the exons ATGCTCCACCATATGGTGTTGATTTTGCGTTTTCTGGTGGCAAGCCAACTGGAAGGTTCACAAATGGGAGGACCATTGCCGATGTCATTGGTAATGTCAA GTGAAGCCTTGGGGCAGAAATCTTTTGCTCCACCCTACTTAGCTCCAAATTCAAGTGCTGAAATGATGAACAGTGGTGTTAATTATGCCTCTGGTTCTTCTGGCATATTTGATGAGACCGGCTCTTTTTAT ATTGGAAGAGTGCCACTAGGGCAGCAAATCAGCTACTTCGAGAAAACCAGAGCTCGAATACTGGAGATCATGGGGGAGAAGGCTGCTACTGGGTTCTTGAAGAAGGCGCTGTTCACAGTTGCTGCAGGATCCAATGACATCTTGGAGTACCTTTCACCTTCCATGCCATTCTTTGGACGAGAAAAGTATGATCCTTCAGTTTTTCAGGATTCCTTGGCTTCCAACCTGACATTTTATCTGAAG CGGTTAAATCAACTTGGAGCAAGAAAAATTGTTGTTGCTGACGTTGGGCCACTGGGATGCATACCGTATGTTCGTGCTTTAGAGTTCATTCCTGCAGGGGAGTGTTCAGCATTTGCTAACCAACTCACTCAAGGTTACAACAAGAAACTGAAGAGGATGATCTACAAGCTGAACCAGGAGATGGGGCCTGAGAGTAGATTTGTTTACGCAAACACGTACGAGATCGTGATGGAAATCATTCAGCAGTACCGTCAATACG GTTTTGAGAATGCGCTGGACCCATGCTGCGGAGGCAGCTTCCCTCCATTTCTCTGCATCGGCATCGCTAACTCAACCTCCACCTTATGCAATGACCGGTCCAAGTACGTCTTCTGGGACGCGTTCCACCCGACCGAAGCCGTCAACTTCATCGTCGCCGGCAAGCTTCTCGACGGCAACTCCGCCGTTGCTTCTCCCATCAACGTCCGAGAGCTGTTCCAATACCAATACAAATGA
- the LOC127771865 gene encoding GDSL esterase/lipase At5g41890 isoform X1 → MHAACQIANALCMGIYAVVETFQCCIIQKMAVLHPPCCSSLFLVVTLLVFRSSPALPHTFFIFGDSLVDVGNNDYLVTLSKANAPPYGVDFAFSGGKPTGRFTNGRTIADVIGEALGQKSFAPPYLAPNSSAEMMNSGVNYASGSSGIFDETGSFYIGRVPLGQQISYFEKTRARILEIMGEKAATGFLKKALFTVAAGSNDILEYLSPSMPFFGREKYDPSVFQDSLASNLTFYLKRLNQLGARKIVVADVGPLGCIPYVRALEFIPAGECSAFANQLTQGYNKKLKRMIYKLNQEMGPESRFVYANTYEIVMEIIQQYRQYGFENALDPCCGGSFPPFLCIGIANSTSTLCNDRSKYVFWDAFHPTEAVNFIVAGKLLDGNSAVASPINVRELFQYQYK, encoded by the exons ATGCATGCtgcatgccaaattgccaatgcCTTGTGTATGGGAATATATGCAGTTGTAGAGACGTTTCAGTGTTGCATCATACAAAAGATGGCTGTGCTTCATCCGCCCTGCTGCTCTTCCCTCTTCTTAGTAGTGACGCTGCTAGTTTTTCGTTCATCTCCAGCATTGCCTCATACTTTCTTTATCTTCGGAGACTCCCTTGTTGATGTAGGCAACAATGACTATCTTGTGACCCTCTCCAAGGCCAATGCTCCACCATATGGTGTTGATTTTGCGTTTTCTGGTGGCAAGCCAACTGGAAGGTTCACAAATGGGAGGACCATTGCCGATGTCATTG GTGAAGCCTTGGGGCAGAAATCTTTTGCTCCACCCTACTTAGCTCCAAATTCAAGTGCTGAAATGATGAACAGTGGTGTTAATTATGCCTCTGGTTCTTCTGGCATATTTGATGAGACCGGCTCTTTTTAT ATTGGAAGAGTGCCACTAGGGCAGCAAATCAGCTACTTCGAGAAAACCAGAGCTCGAATACTGGAGATCATGGGGGAGAAGGCTGCTACTGGGTTCTTGAAGAAGGCGCTGTTCACAGTTGCTGCAGGATCCAATGACATCTTGGAGTACCTTTCACCTTCCATGCCATTCTTTGGACGAGAAAAGTATGATCCTTCAGTTTTTCAGGATTCCTTGGCTTCCAACCTGACATTTTATCTGAAG CGGTTAAATCAACTTGGAGCAAGAAAAATTGTTGTTGCTGACGTTGGGCCACTGGGATGCATACCGTATGTTCGTGCTTTAGAGTTCATTCCTGCAGGGGAGTGTTCAGCATTTGCTAACCAACTCACTCAAGGTTACAACAAGAAACTGAAGAGGATGATCTACAAGCTGAACCAGGAGATGGGGCCTGAGAGTAGATTTGTTTACGCAAACACGTACGAGATCGTGATGGAAATCATTCAGCAGTACCGTCAATACG GTTTTGAGAATGCGCTGGACCCATGCTGCGGAGGCAGCTTCCCTCCATTTCTCTGCATCGGCATCGCTAACTCAACCTCCACCTTATGCAATGACCGGTCCAAGTACGTCTTCTGGGACGCGTTCCACCCGACCGAAGCCGTCAACTTCATCGTCGCCGGCAAGCTTCTCGACGGCAACTCCGCCGTTGCTTCTCCCATCAACGTCCGAGAGCTGTTCCAATACCAATACAAATGA